One region of Amphiprion ocellaris isolate individual 3 ecotype Okinawa chromosome 9, ASM2253959v1, whole genome shotgun sequence genomic DNA includes:
- the LOC118471674 gene encoding macrophage mannose receptor 1-like: protein MNWTNAQNYCREKYTDLASIESTNHIKRLTTPYLDTEIAWIGLRDDPDAWKSNMGNSINSWRWSVTREPSTTGYQNWVFANPNNLFSAEYCVIMDIAGAWLDTRCGFLKFFVCYNETAESEKTYVLIRYLRTWNDAQTYCRQHYKDLPIIESAEDNANVQAVKPLVDAWIGLYREAWTWSNNQSSSFRNWQFREPDNAFLNEYCVAEDYQHNWRDTDCQRKIAFICHKDPVVDMTVVGMKIETDADMTDPAINNQILQHLTQVLRKSKIVPRKEPVDIKLRWKMEPRKQKVNELKTPLGTFHM from the exons ATGAACTGGACAAATGCTCAAAATTACTGTAGAGAGAAATACACCGACCTGGCTTCCATTGAAAGCACAAACCATATAAAAAGACTGACCACCCCTTATTTGGACACTGAAATTGCATGGATTGGACTGAGGGATGACCCAGATGCCTGGAAAAGCAACATGGGCAACAGTATCAACTCCTGGAGATGGTCAGTGACTCGTGAACCAAGCACAACTGGGTACCAAAACTGGGTTTTCGCCAACCCAAATAATCTCTTCAGTGCAGAATACTGTGTGATCATGGATATCGCTGGAGCATGGCTTGATACACGTTGTGGATTTCTgaaattttttgtgtgttacaACG AGACAGCGGAAAGCGAGAAAACCTACGTGCTTATCAGGTATCTCCGAACATGGAACGATGCTCAGACGTACTGCAGACAACACTACAAAGACTTGCCAATAATCGAGAGCGCTGAAGACAACGCAAATGTCCAAGCTGTAAAACCACTTGTTGATGCATGGATTGGTCTGTACCGAGAGGCCTGGACTTGGTCCAATAACCAGTCCAGCTCATTCAGAAACTGGCAATTTAGAGAGCCAGATAACGCCTTTTTAAACGAGTACTGTGTGGCTGAGGATTATCAACATAATTGGCGTGACACTGACTGCCAGAGGAAGATTGCTTTCATCTGCCATAAAG ACCCAGTAGTGGACATGACTGTGGTGGGAATGAAGATTGAGACCGACGCTGACATGACAGATCCAGCTATTAACAACCAGATCCTCCAACAC CTAACTCAAGTTCTACGTAAGAGTAAAATTGTACCACGTAAGGAACCAGTTGACATCAAGCTGCGATGGAAGATGGAGCCCAGAAAGCAGAAGGTTAACGAACTCAAGACACCTTTGGGCACATTTCACATGTGA
- the LOC111582293 gene encoding putative C-type lectin domain family 20 member A isoform X2, with amino-acid sequence MSWSDAQHYCRVKYTDLATFENMDDISRLKRLGLKTSESWIGLTDDPKSWIGTMGNDANSWTWSATGETSKTGYHNWSPGFPNNRGGNQLCGFSTNKGKWDDWACDSRLYFICFQDTNPPGQKTYTRIEKWMNWTDAQAYCRTHYTDLAMMENDQENTLMMSVQPNFDWIGLYREGWRWSDKSDSSFRNWMNGQPDNNGNQYCVAEKSNHLWLDDSCNVEKHFWCHEVPSVKTIVKMKIQTDADLSDPDVNIQILDQQMG; translated from the exons ATGAGCTGGAGCGATGCTCAGCATTACTGCAGAGTAAAATACACTGATCTGGCCACCTTTGAAAACATGGATGACATCAGTAGATTAAAGAGACTTGGTCTGAAAACCTCAGAGTCATGGATCGGACTGACAGATGACCCAAAATCCTGGATAGGAACTATGGGAAATGATGCAAACTCCTGGACATGGTCAGCAACTGGTGAAACAAGCAAAACTGGGTACCATAACTGGAGCCCAGGGTTTCCAAATAATAGAGGTGGAAATCAGCTCTGTGGGTTTTCGACAAATAAAGGAAAGTGGGATGATTGGGCGTGTGACAgcagactttattttatttgtttccagg aTACAAATCCTCCAGGCCAGAAAACATATACTCGAATTGAAAAGTGGATGAACTGGACGGATGCTCAGGCTTACTGCAGAACACACTACACAGACCTAGCCATGATGGAGAATGATCAGGAGAACACACTGATGATGTCAGTACAGCCAAATTTTGACTGGATTGGCTTGTACAGAGAAGGATGGAGGTGGTCTGACAAGAGCGACAGCTCCTTCAGAAACTGGATGAATGGACAGCCAGATAACAATGGTAATCAGTACTGTGTGGCTGAGAAATCAAATCACCTTTGGCTTGATGACAGCTGTAATGTGGAGAAACACTTCTGGTGCCACGAAg TCCCATCAGTGAAGACCATTGTGAAGATGAAGATTCAGACTGATGCTGACCTTTCAGATCCAGATGTGAACATCCAGATCCTTGACCAG cagatgggatga
- the LOC111582293 gene encoding putative C-type lectin domain family 20 member A isoform X1, whose protein sequence is MSWSDAQHYCRVKYTDLATFENMDDISRLKRLGLKTSESWIGLTDDPKSWIGTMGNDANSWTWSATGETSKTGYHNWSPGFPNNRGGNQLCGFSTNKGKWDDWACDSRLYFICFQDTNPPGQKTYTRIEKWMNWTDAQAYCRTHYTDLAMMENDQENTLMMSVQPNFDWIGLYREGWRWSDKSDSSFRNWMNGQPDNNGNQYCVAEKSNHLWLDDSCNVEKHFWCHEVPSVKTIVKMKIQTDADLSDPDVNIQILDQMDEMLRNKGLTDFKLRWKIQPRKEEEEDKDEDKCPVAS, encoded by the exons ATGAGCTGGAGCGATGCTCAGCATTACTGCAGAGTAAAATACACTGATCTGGCCACCTTTGAAAACATGGATGACATCAGTAGATTAAAGAGACTTGGTCTGAAAACCTCAGAGTCATGGATCGGACTGACAGATGACCCAAAATCCTGGATAGGAACTATGGGAAATGATGCAAACTCCTGGACATGGTCAGCAACTGGTGAAACAAGCAAAACTGGGTACCATAACTGGAGCCCAGGGTTTCCAAATAATAGAGGTGGAAATCAGCTCTGTGGGTTTTCGACAAATAAAGGAAAGTGGGATGATTGGGCGTGTGACAgcagactttattttatttgtttccagg aTACAAATCCTCCAGGCCAGAAAACATATACTCGAATTGAAAAGTGGATGAACTGGACGGATGCTCAGGCTTACTGCAGAACACACTACACAGACCTAGCCATGATGGAGAATGATCAGGAGAACACACTGATGATGTCAGTACAGCCAAATTTTGACTGGATTGGCTTGTACAGAGAAGGATGGAGGTGGTCTGACAAGAGCGACAGCTCCTTCAGAAACTGGATGAATGGACAGCCAGATAACAATGGTAATCAGTACTGTGTGGCTGAGAAATCAAATCACCTTTGGCTTGATGACAGCTGTAATGTGGAGAAACACTTCTGGTGCCACGAAg TCCCATCAGTGAAGACCATTGTGAAGATGAAGATTCAGACTGATGCTGACCTTTCAGATCCAGATGTGAACATCCAGATCCTTGACCAG ATGGATGAAATGCTGAGGAACAAGGGACTGACTGACTTCAAGCTGCGATGGAAGATTCAGCccagaaaagaagaagaggaggacaaaGATGAAGATAAATGCCCAGTAGCTTCATAA
- the LOC111582293 gene encoding L-selectin-like isoform X3, whose amino-acid sequence MNWTDAQAYCRTHYTDLAMMENDQENTLMMSVQPNFDWIGLYREGWRWSDKSDSSFRNWMNGQPDNNGNQYCVAEKSNHLWLDDSCNVEKHFWCHEVPSVKTIVKMKIQTDADLSDPDVNIQILDQMDEMLRNKGLTDFKLRWKIQPRKEEEEDKDEDKCPVAS is encoded by the exons ATGAACTGGACGGATGCTCAGGCTTACTGCAGAACACACTACACAGACCTAGCCATGATGGAGAATGATCAGGAGAACACACTGATGATGTCAGTACAGCCAAATTTTGACTGGATTGGCTTGTACAGAGAAGGATGGAGGTGGTCTGACAAGAGCGACAGCTCCTTCAGAAACTGGATGAATGGACAGCCAGATAACAATGGTAATCAGTACTGTGTGGCTGAGAAATCAAATCACCTTTGGCTTGATGACAGCTGTAATGTGGAGAAACACTTCTGGTGCCACGAAg TCCCATCAGTGAAGACCATTGTGAAGATGAAGATTCAGACTGATGCTGACCTTTCAGATCCAGATGTGAACATCCAGATCCTTGACCAG ATGGATGAAATGCTGAGGAACAAGGGACTGACTGACTTCAAGCTGCGATGGAAGATTCAGCccagaaaagaagaagaggaggacaaaGATGAAGATAAATGCCCAGTAGCTTCATAA